From Halotia branconii CENA392, the proteins below share one genomic window:
- the speA gene encoding biosynthetic arginine decarboxylase, translated as MDVELTATSEEVVKVPSNGHNSEVKNHKQKKLLPPNTTKGDLPRSWKIEDSEALYRIEGWGQPYFSINAAGHVTVSPKGDRGGSLDLFELVNALKQRNLGLPILIRFSDILEDRIERLNSCFAKAIARYNYPGVYRGVFPVKCNQQRHLIEDLVRFGKPHQFGLEAGSKPELMIALAILDTPGALLTCNGYKDREYIETAMLAQRLGQTPIIVLEQIEEVDLVIDANRQLGIKPILGVRAKLSTQGMGRWGTSSGDRAKFGLTMPEIIQAVDKLQKADLLDSLQLLHFHIGSQISAINIIKDAIQEASRIYVELAMLGGDMKYLDVGGGLGVDYDGSQTNFYASKNYNMQNYANDIVAELKDTCAERQIPVPTLISESGRAIASHQSVLIFDVLSTSDVPLDPPEPPQEGESPVINYLWETYQSINQENYQEFYHDAAQFKEEAISRFNLGILRLRERAKAERLYWACCQKILNITRQQEYVPDELEDLEKIMASIYYINLSVFQSAPDCWAIDQLFPIMPIHRLDEEPTRRGILADLTCDSDGKIDRFIDLRDVKSVLEMHPFNSGEPYYLGMFLNGAYQEIMGNLHNLFGDTNAVHIQLTPKGYQIQHVVKGDTMSEVVSYVQYDSEDMVENIRQRCEKALEEKHITLAESQRLLQTYEQSLRRYTYLNS; from the coding sequence ATGGATGTTGAGTTAACTGCTACATCTGAAGAGGTGGTAAAAGTACCGTCCAATGGACATAATTCTGAAGTGAAAAATCATAAGCAAAAAAAGCTCTTACCACCGAATACTACTAAAGGAGATTTACCTCGCTCCTGGAAAATTGAGGATAGCGAAGCTTTATACCGCATTGAAGGTTGGGGACAACCGTATTTTTCGATTAATGCTGCTGGTCATGTGACTGTTTCTCCTAAAGGCGATCGCGGGGGTTCTCTAGATTTATTTGAACTGGTCAACGCTTTAAAGCAGCGTAATTTGGGGCTTCCGATCTTGATTCGTTTTTCCGATATTTTGGAAGACCGAATTGAGCGATTGAACTCTTGTTTTGCCAAAGCGATCGCCCGCTACAACTACCCTGGTGTTTATCGAGGGGTATTCCCTGTCAAGTGCAACCAGCAGCGGCATTTAATTGAAGATTTGGTACGTTTTGGTAAACCGCATCAATTTGGCTTAGAAGCTGGTTCTAAGCCGGAATTAATGATTGCTCTAGCTATCCTAGATACGCCAGGAGCATTACTCACTTGTAATGGCTACAAAGACCGAGAATACATTGAAACGGCGATGCTAGCCCAACGACTAGGGCAAACACCAATTATCGTCCTAGAACAGATTGAAGAAGTAGATTTGGTAATTGATGCGAATCGCCAATTGGGGATTAAGCCGATTTTGGGAGTTCGGGCTAAATTAAGTACTCAAGGCATGGGACGCTGGGGAACTTCCAGCGGCGATCGCGCTAAATTTGGTTTGACAATGCCGGAAATTATCCAGGCTGTTGACAAGTTGCAAAAAGCTGACTTGCTGGATTCGTTACAGTTGTTGCACTTTCATATTGGTTCGCAAATCTCCGCCATTAACATCATTAAAGATGCCATTCAAGAAGCTAGCCGCATCTATGTGGAATTAGCCATGTTGGGGGGAGATATGAAATATCTCGATGTTGGCGGCGGCTTGGGTGTAGATTACGATGGCTCTCAAACGAACTTCTACGCCTCGAAAAACTACAACATGCAAAACTATGCCAACGATATTGTGGCAGAGTTAAAAGATACTTGTGCAGAGCGACAAATTCCTGTACCGACGCTCATTAGTGAAAGTGGACGAGCGATCGCTTCCCATCAATCGGTGCTGATTTTTGACGTTCTCAGCACCAGTGATGTCCCCCTTGATCCACCAGAACCTCCTCAAGAAGGAGAATCCCCGGTTATTAATTACCTTTGGGAAACATATCAATCCATCAACCAAGAAAATTACCAAGAGTTTTATCATGATGCTGCCCAATTCAAAGAAGAAGCTATTAGCCGCTTCAACTTAGGTATTTTACGCCTGAGAGAACGAGCTAAAGCAGAACGACTCTACTGGGCTTGTTGTCAAAAAATTCTTAACATTACTAGGCAGCAAGAATACGTACCCGATGAATTGGAAGACCTAGAAAAAATCATGGCTTCCATTTACTACATTAATCTTTCTGTGTTTCAATCAGCACCAGATTGTTGGGCGATCGATCAACTATTTCCGATTATGCCCATACACCGTTTAGATGAAGAACCGACACGGCGTGGTATCTTAGCGGATCTCACCTGCGATAGTGATGGTAAAATTGATCGCTTTATTGACTTACGAGATGTCAAGTCAGTTTTAGAAATGCATCCCTTCAACTCTGGGGAACCTTATTACTTGGGTATGTTCCTCAATGGAGCTTACCAAGAAATTATGGGCAACTTGCATAACTTATTCGGTGATACCAATGCAGTTCACATCCAGTTGACCCCTAAAGGCTACCAAATTCAACATGTCGTCAAAGGCGACACCATGAGCGAAGTAGTGAGCTACGTGCAGTATGACTCTGAAGATATGGTGGAAAACATCCGCCAACGTTGTGAGAAAGCTTTAGAAGAAAAGCACATCACCTTGGCAGAATCTCAGCGACTACTGCAAACTTATGAACAGAGTCTCAGAAGATACACGTACTTAAATAGTTAA
- the ndk gene encoding nucleoside-diphosphate kinase, with protein MERTFLAIKPDGVQRGLAGEIIRRFETKGFTLVGLKFLKPSRELAEQHYAVHRQRPFFAGLVEFITSGPVVAMVWEGDGVIAAARKMIGATNPLTAEPGTIRGDLGINIGRNIIHGSDAPETAKNEISLWFKEEELVSWQPHLTPWLHE; from the coding sequence TTGGAACGCACATTCTTAGCAATTAAGCCCGATGGCGTACAGCGTGGACTAGCAGGTGAAATTATCCGTCGCTTTGAAACTAAAGGTTTTACCTTAGTTGGTTTAAAGTTTCTCAAACCTAGTCGGGAATTAGCTGAACAACACTATGCTGTTCATCGACAAAGACCATTTTTCGCTGGTTTAGTCGAATTTATCACTTCTGGGCCAGTCGTGGCGATGGTATGGGAAGGTGACGGTGTGATTGCCGCTGCCAGAAAAATGATTGGTGCGACAAACCCCTTAACAGCAGAACCAGGGACAATTCGTGGCGATTTAGGCATTAACATTGGTCGCAATATTATCCACGGTTCTGATGCTCCAGAAACTGCTAAAAACGAAATAAGTTTGTGGTTTAAAGAAGAAGAGTTAGTTAGCTGGCAACCACATCTAACACCTTGGTTACACGAATAA
- a CDS encoding TerC family protein: MLDRIFDYLHFNFHIEAPIVLLILIFLEAVLSADNAIALAAIAQGLEDKELERRALNFGLVVAYVLRISLILTATWVQKFWQFELLGAAYLLWLVFQHFTSEETNDEHHHGPRFNSLLQAIPVIAFTDLAFSLDSVTTAIAVSQERWLVLTGATVGIITLRFMAGLFIRWLDEFENLEDAGYITVALVGLRLLLKVVNDDLVPPEWIMISAIGLILAWGFSKRTLIESPQVEPEKSEVGTRE; the protein is encoded by the coding sequence ATGCTAGACCGTATTTTTGATTATCTTCACTTTAATTTCCACATTGAAGCCCCTATAGTCCTGCTGATCCTGATTTTTTTAGAGGCGGTGTTATCAGCAGATAATGCGATCGCCCTGGCTGCGATCGCCCAAGGACTAGAAGACAAAGAACTTGAACGTCGGGCTTTAAATTTTGGTTTAGTCGTTGCTTATGTGCTACGAATCAGTCTCATTTTGACCGCTACTTGGGTGCAAAAGTTCTGGCAGTTTGAGTTATTGGGCGCGGCTTACCTATTGTGGTTGGTGTTTCAACACTTTACTTCTGAAGAAACCAATGACGAACATCATCACGGGCCGCGTTTTAACTCCTTATTGCAAGCAATCCCGGTGATTGCCTTTACAGATTTGGCGTTTTCTTTAGATAGTGTGACAACTGCGATCGCTGTTTCTCAAGAAAGGTGGTTAGTCTTAACTGGGGCAACAGTCGGAATTATTACTCTACGATTTATGGCAGGATTATTTATCCGTTGGTTAGATGAATTTGAAAACTTAGAAGATGCAGGTTACATAACTGTGGCATTGGTGGGCTTGCGCTTATTACTAAAAGTGGTGAACGATGATTTAGTACCGCCAGAATGGATCATGATTTCTGCGATCGGTCTAATCTTGGCTTGGGGATTTTCCAAACGTACTTTAATCGAGTCACCCCAAGTAGAACCAGAAAAGAGTGAAGTTGGGACTAGGGAGTAG
- a CDS encoding alpha/beta hydrolase, which yields MKKLLRYLSLGLLSTLMTATPGMAADRISFFYPPFGEFSLSTDSLETFAKEGKITDELAIYANRATPEQLAQLREVLQQRFNLTPTLISQFTYSPIGEQLMQRLGELLLNDSRQNGFYALRSALIIAAADPQGLTVINVLRKFPSSSVRLNFSEGIQIVNDLSQLLKTRDAVVSFIQQEAIKETIIQADANSNVNFAFKPDLRQPGPFSFQEISFPVNDTKRDRQLPVDLYLPEVKSQTTPDLPSPPFPLIVISHGLASDRTAFIYLAKHLASYGFAVTVLEHPGSNAKRFELYFAGLAGPPEPSEFINRPLDVKYVLDSLQRLEQIDPAVRGKLDFQKVAAIGQSFGGYTVLTLAGGKLNFPQLNEDCNPNRSLNLSLFLQCRADELPPIDYPLQDDRIKAVIAINPIDSSVLGETGISQIKVPAMLVTGSQDIFAPSVPEQVRPFTWLPNPNKYLVLIENATHFTTIDELDAESDVLPVPPTLLGPNRAPAYDYMKALSVAFLESNLLNKPEYRIYLQPSYAQYLSQAPLKLSLVQSLTANQLTQLVNGSTFRTQKPAKPQLTPISP from the coding sequence ATGAAAAAATTGTTAAGATACCTGAGTTTAGGTCTGCTATCTACGTTAATGACGGCTACTCCAGGAATGGCAGCCGACCGTATTAGTTTTTTTTATCCTCCTTTTGGGGAATTTTCTTTATCTACTGATTCTTTAGAAACCTTTGCTAAAGAAGGTAAAATCACTGATGAGTTGGCAATTTACGCCAATCGCGCCACTCCCGAACAATTAGCTCAACTACGGGAAGTACTTCAGCAACGTTTTAATCTTACTCCTACCTTGATATCTCAGTTTACCTACTCCCCTATCGGTGAACAGTTAATGCAACGTTTGGGCGAATTGCTTTTAAACGACTCTCGTCAAAACGGCTTTTACGCTTTGCGGAGTGCTTTGATTATAGCTGCTGCCGATCCTCAAGGCTTGACTGTTATTAATGTACTGCGTAAGTTTCCCTCATCTAGTGTGCGACTTAATTTTTCTGAGGGAATACAAATAGTTAATGATTTATCACAATTGCTAAAAACTAGGGATGCGGTTGTAAGTTTTATTCAACAAGAGGCGATTAAAGAGACAATCATACAAGCAGATGCCAATTCCAACGTTAATTTTGCTTTCAAACCGGATTTGCGTCAGCCAGGGCCATTTAGTTTCCAGGAAATCAGCTTTCCTGTCAATGATACTAAACGCGATCGCCAATTACCAGTAGATCTTTATTTGCCTGAGGTAAAATCACAAACTACACCAGATTTACCCTCACCACCTTTTCCATTAATTGTAATTTCTCATGGTCTGGCCTCAGACCGCACTGCTTTTATCTACCTAGCTAAACATTTAGCGTCTTACGGTTTTGCCGTCACTGTACTAGAACACCCTGGTAGCAATGCCAAACGTTTTGAATTATACTTTGCAGGCTTGGCAGGGCCACCAGAACCCTCAGAATTTATTAACCGACCATTAGATGTCAAGTATGTACTAGATTCTCTCCAGCGTTTAGAACAGATTGATCCTGCTGTTCGGGGGAAATTAGATTTCCAAAAAGTCGCAGCAATTGGTCAGTCTTTTGGTGGTTATACTGTTTTGACTTTAGCAGGAGGGAAGCTTAACTTTCCTCAACTAAACGAAGACTGTAATCCTAACAGATCATTAAATTTATCTTTATTTTTACAGTGTCGTGCCGATGAGTTACCGCCAATAGATTATCCGCTACAAGACGATCGCATTAAAGCAGTGATTGCGATTAATCCTATCGATAGTTCTGTGTTGGGAGAAACAGGAATCAGTCAAATTAAAGTTCCGGCAATGTTGGTGACAGGTAGTCAAGATATTTTCGCCCCATCAGTACCAGAACAGGTTCGTCCTTTTACTTGGCTTCCTAACCCGAATAAATACTTAGTTTTAATTGAAAATGCTACCCATTTCACCACTATCGACGAGCTAGATGCTGAAAGTGATGTCTTACCAGTACCACCGACTCTACTTGGCCCGAATCGCGCTCCAGCTTATGACTATATGAAGGCGCTGAGTGTGGCTTTCTTAGAAAGCAATCTTCTCAACAAGCCGGAATATCGTATTTATTTACAGCCATCTTATGCCCAATATCTGAGCCAAGCTCCTCTCAAGCTGAGTTTAGTACAATCGCTAACGGCAAATCAGCTCACACAACTAGTAAATGGCTCTACTTTCCGAACTCAAAAACCAGCAAAACCTCAACTAACTCCGATATCGCCTTAG
- a CDS encoding class I SAM-dependent methyltransferase — translation MQDSRQEINARASMNLEQRRNWYSPVADVYYNARPRYPKELIERSVALAQLDSDALILEVGCGPGNATVAFAQFGFSMKCIEPNQDFCHLAQRHCATYANVAIHNTSFEEWELEAKQFNAVLSANAFHWIPSEIRYAKAARALRDNGFLMLLWNLRPEPKYEVYQAIEEVYQAYAPSLVRYEGAETQAEILRGFEQDILDSGCFKELVTEQIACEVTYSIDDFFKLLNTFGRLEPKAKELLFAGLREKLRNFGDSIQLSFLSAVHVARKRKDG, via the coding sequence ATGCAAGACTCTAGACAAGAAATAAATGCCAGAGCTTCTATGAATTTGGAACAGCGAAGGAATTGGTATTCTCCTGTTGCTGATGTTTATTACAACGCCAGACCGCGCTATCCCAAGGAACTGATTGAGCGGTCTGTCGCTTTAGCCCAACTTGACTCAGATGCATTGATTCTTGAGGTCGGTTGTGGCCCAGGAAATGCGACGGTAGCTTTTGCTCAATTTGGTTTTTCAATGAAGTGTATTGAGCCAAACCAGGATTTTTGTCATTTGGCACAACGTCACTGTGCAACCTATGCAAACGTTGCCATCCACAACACTTCATTTGAGGAGTGGGAACTGGAAGCAAAACAGTTCAATGCCGTTCTATCTGCTAATGCCTTTCACTGGATACCGTCAGAGATTCGGTATGCCAAGGCAGCGAGGGCATTACGCGACAACGGGTTTCTCATGCTGCTATGGAATCTGAGACCTGAACCGAAATACGAAGTTTATCAAGCAATCGAGGAAGTGTATCAAGCCTATGCTCCCTCACTTGTCCGGTATGAAGGTGCAGAAACTCAAGCGGAAATTTTGAGAGGGTTTGAACAAGACATTCTAGATTCTGGTTGTTTTAAGGAATTGGTAACTGAGCAAATCGCGTGTGAGGTGACGTACAGCATCGATGACTTCTTTAAGCTATTAAATACCTTTGGGAGACTAGAGCCAAAGGCGAAGGAGTTGCTATTTGCAGGATTGCGGGAAAAGCTGAGGAACTTTGGAGACAGTATACAGCTCTCGTTTCTTTCTGCTGTTCACGTTGCCCGAAAACGAAAAGATGGATAA